The Ornithinimicrobium sufpigmenti genome includes the window CACCTGACCCGATACCTGGCGGTGCAGCACGGCCGCGACGGGGTCCGGACCAACTGCATCGCGCCCGGGGTCATCCTGACCCCCCAGCTCATCGCGAACGCCCCCCAGCTCGAAGAGATCACCCTGCAGACCCTGCCGTACTACCGTGTGGGCACCTCCGAGGACGTGGCCAACCTGGTCGCCTTCCTGGCCTCTGACCAGGCCGCCTTCATCAACGGCCAGGTCATCAGCATCGACGGGGGTTCGACCGCGGGGGTGAGCCCCAAGCCCGCCGACGAAGGGTGACCCCCCGGCAGCGGCTCCTCCTGGGTGTCCTCAGCGGGGTCCAGTTCGTCCTCATCGTGGGCTCGACCATCGTCATGGTCTCGCTGCCACAGATCCGCGAGGACCTGGGGATGACCCCCGCAGGGCTGCAGTGGGTGGTGACCGTCTACGTCCTCACCTTCGGCGGTTTCCTGCTGGCCGGAGGCCGCGTCGTCGATCTGCTCGGCGGCCGCACCGTGCTCCTGATCGGGATGGTGGTCTTCGGTGCGGCCTCCGTCGGCTGTGCGGCCGCCGCCTCGGGAGAGGTGCTCATCCTCTTCCGCGCGCTGCAGGGGGTGGGTGCGGCGATGGCCTCACCGGCGGCGTTGTCGCTGCTGGCCGGTCAGTTCAGCGAGCCGCGACCTCGGCGCATGGCCCTTGGCATCTGGGCGGGGGCGGGAGCGATCGGAGGAACCCTCGGCAACGTCATCGGCGGGCTCATCACCACGGTCTTCAACTGGCACTGGATCTTCCTCTTCAGCGCACCCGCCATCGTCCTGCTCCTGGTGGGGGTCCTCTGGGTCGTCCCCCGGAGCCCTCGCACGGCACGGGTGCACAGCGGGGTGCTCAGCGCCGTCGCGGTGACCACCGCCATGGGCCTGTTCCTGCTGGCCCTCTCCCAGGCGCCGCAGAGCCTGCCGAGGATCTCTGTCGTGACGATCACGGGGTTCGTCGGAGCCCTGCTGATGGCAGGGGTGTTCCTGCTCGTGGAGCGACGGTCACCGGCCCCGCTTCTCCCTTGGTCGACCCTCATGCAGGGGCACGCGGGCATCGGCTACCTCTTCATCGTCCTGGCCAGCACGGGCATGGGTGTCTACTACCTCTGCTCGATCTTCATGCAGGACGTCCTGAGCTACTCGGCGCTGACCGCCGGCCTGCTCTTCCTCCCCTGGACCGCCACGATCGCCCTGGGGGCGCAGCTGGGACCCCGCTTGCTCGACCGGCTCCCGCTGAGGCCGACGCTGCTGCTGGCGCTGGTCGGCCTGAGCCTCGGGCTGGGTCTCCTGGCCTGGGCCATGACCCCCGAGATGACGAAGGCGTCCTTCGTCGCCCCGTTCGTCCTCATCGGCCTCGGGCAGGGGATGATGGGCGTGATCGCCACCAGCCTGGCGCTCTCGTCGTCGAACTCCGGGGGGCACGGGCTGGCAGCCAGCGTCGTCAACACCAGCCAGCAGGTCGGCGGCGCCTTCTTCATCAGCGTCTCCGGCGCCGTGACCATCCTCGTCGCCTCGATGGCCCGGCGGTCCGGCACCCTCGGCGGTGCCGCCGAGCTCGCGGGCGTGCGGGCCAGCCTGGTGCTGTGCTTGGTCGTCTGTGCCCTGGGTCTGCTGGTGGCCTGGTTCGGCCTCGGGGGGCACGGTCTGACGCGCCCGGCGGGCGGTGGACCACGACCCGCAACCCCACCCCCAGACATGGGCGGCACCACATTGCGTCCCTGAATGGGGCACACCAGCCTGGGGTGATGGGTGGCGACGAGGCTGGCCCGGAGAGCGCAAGGAGCATCGATGCCACGGAGAAGAATCCTGACCAGCCTGATTGCTGCCGCATTGCTGGTGGGTGCCTGCGGCGGGGGTGACGGGGGTGCCGACGCTGAGACGAGCACCGGTGTCTCGGGGGCGACTGGGGAGATCGACCGGGACGGCACGTTCCGGTACATCTTCGTGCAGAACCCTTCAACGCTGGACCCCCACCGCTCCACCAACCCGTGGGACATGATCTTCTTCAGGTTGGCCTACGACCAGCTGATCTGGAAGAACCAGTCCGGGGACCTGGAGCCGATGCTGGCCACGGAGTGGGAGTTCGTCGACGACGGGGCTGCTTTCGAGCTGGCGCTGCGGGAGGACGTGACCTTCATCGACGGTGAGCCGTTCGACGCCGAGGCGGTCAGGGAGAACCTGGAGCGGGCGATGAGCTTGCCCGAGTCGGCCCACCGTGGCTCGCTGGCTCGGGTGGAGTCGGTGGAGGCGGTCGAGGAGCACAGGGTCCGCGTCAACCTCAGCGGACCAGGGGGCAACCTGCCTGACCTCTTCTCCTCCACCGTGGGTTCGATGATCAGCCCCGCCGCGTTGGACAACCCGGACCTGGACCAGAACCCGGTCGGCTCGGGGATGGCCAAGCTGGTGGAGTACATCCCCGGGCAGGTGAACCGGTGGGAGCGCAACGAGGACTACTGGGACCCGGAGGCCGCGCAGGCCAAGACCTACGAGATCTACGCCCAGACCGCCTCGCCGACCCGCGTCAACATGCTGGCCGCGGGCCAGGGCGAGCTGACCTACCTCATGCCGCAGGACCAGGAGTCCGCCGAGGCAGCTGGGCTCACGGTCGCGCCCTCGCTCAGCACGACGATCTTCTCGCTCTACCTCAACGCAGGCAAGGAGGGCCTGGACGATCCGCTCGTGCGTGAGGCGATCGAGCACGCAGTGGACCGCCAAGGCCTCATCGACGGGGTGTTCTTCGGCGCGGGCAAGCCGCTCGCCCAGATGCTGCCGCCCGACCACTGGGCCTACCACGCTGAGGTCACCCCGGACAACACCGACTACGGTTACGACCCGGAGAAGGCCAGGGAGCTGCTGGCCGAAGCCGGCCATGCCGACGGCCTGGAGCTGGAGATGATCATCCCCAGCCTGGACGACCACCGTGCCCTGGCGGAGGCCTTGGTGCCCATGCTGGCCGAGGTGGGGATCACGGTGTCCTCCCGGGTGGTCGAGTCACCCACCACGGCGGTCACCTTCTTCTCGCGCCAGGAGGGTGACTTCTACCCGGGGGCCGGCGCGCCGATCGTCGACCCGACGAACCAGTATCAGCGGAACCTGCCGGGCCAGTTCGCCAATCCCTGGGAGAACACCTCCGAGGAGTTCGTCGAGGCCTGGAACGCCTCGCTGGAGGGGACCTCCCGTGAGGAGCGACTCCCGGGCGTCCACGCGATGATCGAGCAGGACAAGGAGCTGCGCAACGTCATCCCCATCATGCTCTTCACCCCGCCTTCCGCATGGAGCGACAACGTGGTCCTGCCCGAGGGCTACGTGCCCGCGTACGCGCCGCACTTCCGCGGTGTGGGCGTGACCGGCGACTGACATGGTCACGCTGGCCTAGGTGCATCTCAACCCCCTGGCTTCCCGAGGCTAGAGGGAACCTCCCAGGCTCAACGTTTCCTTTGTGGCTACGCGCACATTGTTGCTCCTCGTGATCCACGTCACGGTAGAACGCACCAGTGCAGACCTGACCGCACGCCGGAAAGGCCCTGTCTGGATGTCCAGAACCCCGCACTGCGCCACACGCGGTGCCAGCGGAACGGCCGTGGTCGTGCCGCCTTCGACACGAAGGAGTGTTGATGTCTCAGATCCGTCCGATTCTTGGACTTGTCCTCGCAGGATCCCTGGTACTCGGTGCTTGTGCTGGCGGCGACGCCGGCTCGGGCTCCGCTGCCGCCGACGACGGGGCTGCGAAGGAGATCGACCGGGACGGGACGTTCCGGTACATCTTCGTGCAGAACCCCTCGACGCTGGACCCCCACCGTTCGGCCAATGCCTGGGACATGATCTTCTTCTCCCTGGCCTACGACCAGCTGATCTGGCGCAACGCCGAAGGCGACCTGGAGCCGATGCTGGCCACGGAGTGGGAGTTCGTCGACGATGGGGCGGCCTTCGAGCTGACGTTGCGGGAGGACGTGACCTTCATCGACGGCGAGCCGTTCAACGCCGAGGCGGTCAGGGCGAACCTGGAGCGGGCGATGACCCTGCCCGAATCTGCTCACCGTGGCTCGTTGGCCCGGGTCGAGTCGGTGGAAGCGGTCGAGGAGTACACGGCCCGGATCAACTTGAACGGGCCCGGAGCCAACCTGCCAGACCTGTTGTCTTCGACCGTGGGCTCGATGATCAGCCCGGCCGCGCTGGAGAGCCCGGACCTTGACCAGAACCCGGTCGGCTCGGGGATGGCCAAGCTGGTGGAGTACATCCCGGGGCAGGTGAACCGGTGGGAGCGCAACGAGGACTACTGGGAGCCGGAGGCCGCTCAGGCCAAGACCTACGAGATCTACGCCCAGACCGCCTCCCCAACGCGGGTCAACATGCTCTCCACCGGGCAGGGTGAGCTCGCCTACCTCATGCCGCAGGACCAGGATCCTGCGAGTGCTGCTGGTCTCAACGTCGCGCCCTCCCTGAGCAGCAACATCTTCTCCATGTCCTTCAACCTGGACAAGCCACCATTCGATGACATCCGGGTCCGGCAGGCGGCGGAGCACGCCATCGATCGGCAAGCCCTGATCGACGGGGTCTTCTTCGGTGCGGGCAAGCCCGTGGCGCAGTCGCTGCCGCCCGACCACTGGGCCTACCACCCTGAGGTGACACCGGACAATGACGACTACGGCTACAACCCGGACAGGGCACGCGAGCTCTTGGCGGAGGCCGGGTACCCGGACGGGGCGGACTTCGAGTTCCTGATCCCGAGCCTGGATGACCACCGATCCCTGGCGGAGGCCATGGTGCCGATGCTCGAGGAGGTGGGACTGAGGGCGTCAACCCGCGTCATCGAGTCGCCCACGACGGGAGTCACCTTCTTCTCCCGCAAGGAGGGCAACGCCGTTGTCGGTCTCTCGGCACCAGTGGTCGACCCCACGAACCAGTACCAGCGCAACCTCCCCGGCCAGTTCGCCAACCCCTGGGAGAACACCTCCGAAGCCTTCACCGCAGCCTGGAATGCCTCGGTGGAAGGCACTTCCCGCGACGATCGGCTGCCGGGTATCCACACGATGATCGAGGAGGACAAGAAGTTGCTCAACAGCTTCCCCATCATGCTCTTCACCCCTCCCTCCGCGTGGAGCGACAACGTCGTCCTGCCCGATGGCTACGAACCCGCCTATGCGCCGCACTTCCGCGGCGTCGGCGTGGCGGCCGACTGACGCGTGATGACCTGACGACTGCGCCTAGGGAGAAGACCCCACTAAGGTCCACCCCTTTGTGGCTACGCGCACATTGTCGCCTCGCGTGATCCACGTCACGGTAGATCCACCGTGCAAGCCTCACGGAATGGCAACGAGGCTCGCACGAACTTTCCACCCGGCGCTGCACCGCACGTGGCGCCAGCGGAACGGCTGTGGTCGTCCGCCCTTCGACACGAAGGAGTGTTGATGTCTCGAATTCGTTCATTACTGGGTCTTGTGCTCGCCGGATCCCTGGTGCTCGGTGCCTGCGGTGGCGGCGGTAACGTCAGCTCAGACGCGGCGGCCGCCGACGACGGGGCCGCCAAGGAGATCGACCCGGACGGCACGTTCCGGTACATCTTCGTGCAGAACCCCTCCACCCTGGACCCGCACCGTTCGGCCAACCCCTGGGACATGATCTTCTTCTCCCTCGCCTACGACCAGCTGATCTGGCGCAATGACGCGGGCGACCTGGAGCCGATGCTGGCCACGGAGTGGGAGTTCGTCGACGATGGGGCGGCCTTCGAGCTGACGCTGCGGGAGGACGTGACCTTCATCGACGGTGAGCCGTTCAACGCCGAGTCGGTCAAGGCCAACCTGGAGCGCGCCAAGACGCTGCCGGAGTCGGCCTTCAAGGGCTCGCTGGCGAGGGTCGAGTCGGTGGAGGCGGTGGACGAGTTCGAGGTGCGTATCAACCTCAACGGACCCGGCGCCAACCTGCCCGACCTGTTGTCGTCGACGGTCGGTTCGATGATCAGCCCCGCCGCCTTCGACAACCCGGACCTGGACCAGAACCCGGTGGGCTCGGGGATGGCCAAGCTGGTGGAGTACATCCCGGGGCAGGTGAACCGGTGGGAGCGCAACGAGGACTACTGGGACCCGGAGGCTGCTCAGGCCAAGACCTACGAGATCTACGCCCAGACCGCCTCGCCGACCCGCATGAACATGCTGTCCACGGGGCAGGGTGAGCTGACCTACCTCATGCCGCAGGACCAGGAGTCCGCCGAGGCAGCCGGCCTGAACGTCGCTCCCTCGCGCAGCAGCAACATCTTCGCCTTCTACTTCAACGCCGGCAAGGAGCCCTTCGACGACCCTCGCGTCAGGAAGGCTGCGGAGCACGCGATCAACCGGCAGGCCCTCATCGACGGGGTGTTCTTCGGCGCCGGGGAACCAGTGGCTCAGATGCTTCCCCCGGACCACTGGGCCTACCACCCTGAGGTGACACCGGACAATCCCGACTACGGGTACGACCCGGAGAAGGCCAAGGAGCTGCTCGCCGAGGCTGGCTACGGTGACGGCGTCGAGTTCGAGCTGCTCATCCCCGGTCTCGACGACCACCGGGCCCTCGCGGAGGCGATGGTGCCCATGTTCGCCGAGGTGGGGCTGAAGGCGGAGACCCGCGTCATCGAGTCACCGACAACGTCGGTCACCTTCTTCTCCCGCCAGGAAGGGCACGCCTTCCCAGGGCTCAGCGCTCCAGTGGTGGACCCGACCAACCAGTACCAGCGCAACCTCTCCGGTCAGTTCGCCAACCCCTGGGAGAACACCTCGGAGGCGTTCACCGACGCGTGGGACCAGTCTCTCGTGGGCACCTCTCGCGAGGAACGGCTTCCGGGTGTACACGCAATGATCGAAGAGGACAAGGAATTGCTGAACATGTTCCCGGTCATGCTCTTCACCCCACCGTCAGCCTGGACCGACAACGTCGTCCTCCCCGAGGGATATACCCCCGCCTATGCGCCGCACTTCCGCGGCGTCGGTGTGACGGGTGACTGATTCCTCGGACCGTCTTTGTCCATCCATTTTCACACCTCGTCACCACAAGGAGAATCCCCCATGGGAGCACTGACCGGAAAGGTCGCCCTCATCACCGGCGGCGCCAGCGGCATCGGAGCGGCCTGCGCCGTGCGATTCGCCCGTGAAGGCGCTGACATCGTCATCGCCGACCTGCAGCCCGGCGACGACGCTGTCGCCCGCGTGGAGGCGGAAGGCCGCCGCGCCGTCTATGTGCAGGTTGACACCACCAGCCAGGAGGACACCGACCGGATGCTTCAGGTCACGGTGGACACCTTCGGGCGTCTCGACGTGGCGGTGGCCTCCGCCGGCGTGACCGTCGCCGGAGCTCCGCAGGAGCGGGTGGAGCGGGTCGAGAAGGACACCTTCCACGTGCACAACCTCGACCCGGCGATCTTCCGCCGGGTGATCGACATCAACGTCACCGGCGTGATGCTCACCGGCCAGGCGGCCGCCCGGCAGATGCTCAAGCAGGGCAGCGGTGGATCGATCATCAACATCGCCTCCTCGGCCGCGAAGATCCCGCTGGCCGGCGCCTCGCCCTACTGCGTCTCCAAGGCCGGCGTGCACATGCTGACCAAGGTCATGGCCCTGGAGCTGGCCAAGACCGGCATCCGGGTCAACGCGGTGGGCCCCGGTTACACCACCACCCCCATGTGGGACGTGCCGGAGGACAGTCCCGCCCACGCCCAGGCGATGAGCATCACCCCGATGGGTCGCAACGGCACCCCGGAGGAGCAGGCGGCAGCCTGCTTCTTCCTGGCGACCGATGAGTCCTCCTTCATGACCGGCCAGATGCTGCACCCGGCCGGCGGTCAATTCACCGGCTGACCTGGGACGCTGCCGGCGTCCCGGGCGCAGGCAGCTCAAGGCCCCGGCCACGCGGTGGATTCATGACTACAGATGCTCGCGACCTTGTGTGCTTCTCCCCATTGGCGTCGCGGGTGATCCGCGCTGTACTCGCAGAACACCGCGTGGCCCGGTCGGCCACCTGATGACCCGAGGTAGACAGTCCGGGTCCCGCACGAAGGAGTGTGTGTCTTGACGTCACGACGCAGGATATTGAGTGTGGTGCTGGTCGGCACCCTGGCCCTGACCGCGTGCGGCGGGGGCAACGGCGGAGGGTCCGAGGAGGGTGCCTCGACGGGTGGGGTGACCGGCGCGACCGGAGAGATCAACCCTGACGGCACGTTCCGCTACATTTTCGTCCAGAACCCCTCCACCATGGATCCTCACCGCTCGGGGAACGCCTGGGACATGATCTTCTTCTGGCTGGCCTACGACCAGCTCATCTGGAAGAACGAGGCCGGTGAGCTGGAGCCGATGCTGGCGACCGAGTGGGAGTTCGTCGACGACGGCACCGCGCTGGAGATGTCGCTGCGGGATGACGTGACCTTCATCGACGGGGAGCCGTTCAACGCCGAGGCCGTCAAGGCCAACCTGGAGCGGGCGATGACCCTGGAGGAGTCGGCCATCAAGGGGTCCCTGGCCCGGATCGAGTCCGTGGAGGCACCGGAGGAGTTCAAGGTCCGCATCAACCTCAACGGACCCGGCGCCAACCTGCCCTCGGTCCTCTCCGAGCGGGCCGGCTCGATGATCAGCCCGGCCGCCTTCGACAACCCGGACCTGGACCAGAACCCGGTCGGCTCCGGTATGGCGAAGCTCACCGAGTACATCCCGGGCCAGGTCAGCCGGTGGGAGCGCAACGAGGACTACTGGGACCCCGAGGCAGCCAAGGCGAAGAACTACGAGGTGTACGTCCAGACCGCCTCCCCGACGCGCGTGAACATGCTGTCCACCGGGCAGGGTGAGCTGACCTACTTCATGCCGCAGGACCAGGAGTCCGCGCAGGCCTCCGGGCTCAACGTCGCGCCGTCGCTGAGCACCACCGAGTTCCGGTGGACGTTCAACAGCGGTGAACCGCCCTTCGACGACCCCAAGGTCCGCCACGCGGTCGAGCTCGCCGTGGACCGGCAGGCCATCATCGACGGCGTCTTCTTCGGCGCGGGCTACCCCATCGCCCAGCACCTGCCGCCCGACCACTGGGCCTACAACCCGGACGTCACGATCGAGAACCCCGACTACGGGTATGACCCGGAGCGCGCCAAGGAGCTGCTCGCCGAGGCCGGGTATGAGGACGGGGTCGAGTTCGAGATGCTCATCCCCGCGCTCGACGACCACAGGGCGATCGCCGAGGCGGTCATCCCCATGCTGGCCGAGGTCGGCCTGACCGCCGAGACGCGGGTGGTGGAGTCGCCCACGACGCCGGTCACCTTCTTCTCCCGCCAGGAGGGCAACGCCTACATCGGCGCCTCGGCGCCCCTGCTGGACCCGACCAACCAGTACGAGCAGAACCTCGAGGGTCAGTTCCGCAACCCGTGGAACAACACCTCGGAGGAGTTCCAGGACGCCTGGGAGCGCTCGCTGGAGGGCACGACCAACGAGGAGCGTCTGCCCGGGATCCACGACATGATCGCCGAGGAGAAGGACCTGCGTCGCGAGGTGCCGGTCATGCTCTTTACCCCGCCCAGCGCGTGGACCGACAACGTCGTCTTCCCCGAGGGCTACACCCCGGCCTACACCCCGCACTTCCGCGGTGTCGGGGTGACGGACTGATGGTCGCCGAGCGTCCGGAGCACCAGCTGCCCACCCACGTCACCTCGATGATCCCCGACGTGGTCGGGAGGGTGGTCCCCGGTGACCAGCGCGGCCGGACGCTCGGCTTCCCCACCGCCAACGTGCTCCTTGGCCCGGACGACGACCAGGTCTGTGACGGGGTCTACGTGGGCGCCGTGGCGGTCCGCTCGGGCGAGCTCCGCTGGGCCGCCGTCTCCGTCGGCACCCGACCCACCTACTACGGCAGCCAGGGGGTGCGCCTCCTCGAGGCGTTCGTCCTGGACTACGCCGACGACCTGTACGACCACCTGCTGCCGGTGTGGCTCCTGGCCCCGATCCGCCTGCAGGTGGCGTTCGTCGACGAGCAGAGCCTGGTGGACAGGCTCCGCAGAGATGTCCAGCACGTGCGCCGGTACGCGGCGCGCTGCCGGTGGACCGACATGGTCGGTCCGGATGGCCGGACCGGGTCCCGGGCCGGCACGACAGAACAAGGAGGTTCCTGATGCACATCCTGACCATTCCGCACGTCGGCACCTATGAGGTGGACGTGTGGGAGAGCGGCTCCGGAGCGCCGCTCGTCTATCTGCACGGCTTCGAGCGCCATCCCGGCGGTGCCTCGTTCCTGCAACGTCTTGCCGAGAGCCGGCGGGTCCTGGCCCCGGAACTTCCCGGATACGGCAGCTCGACCGGTTTTGAGCACTTCCGTGACATCCACGACGTCGCGTACTTCCACCGGGCCCTGGTCCGTTCGCTCGGCGCCGAGCAGATCGACCTCGTCGGCCACTCTCTGGGCGGCATGTTCGCCGCGGAGCTGGCCGCGCTGGCGCCCGAGCTGGTCCGTTCGCTGGTGCTGGTAGACCCCTTCGGCCTCTGGGACAACAACGAGCCGGCGCAGGATCCCTTCGGGGACCGAGCCAGCGTGGCCGCCGCCCTGTGGCACGGCGACCGGCCGGCGACCGAACCGACCAACCTGGCCGACCCGAGCGACAAGCAGGAGGCCATCCTGTTCTCGGCCCGCAACCTGGGCACCGCGTCGAAGTTCATGTGGCCGATCGCGGAGCGCGGCCTACGTCGGCGTCTCCCCTACGTCCAGGCACCCACCCTCGTGGTGCGCGGCGCGTCGGACGGCCTGGTCCCCGCGTCCTACGCCGAAGCCTTCGCCAGCCTCATCCCGAACGCCCGGACGGTCACCATCCCCGAGGCCGGGCACTATCCCATGATCGAGCAGGAGGACGCCTTCCTGCAGGCGGTCGGCGACTTCCTCGCCGACCCGGTACCCGCCGAGGCGGGGAAGGAGTCAGCATGAAGTTCCACTGGTTCGCGCAGCAGTACTACACCAAGCTCCCCGAGGACTACGGCGACACCGTTCACAGCTCCTGGGTGACGCCGCCGGCCTCGATCGCCGATCCCGAGCAGGTCGGCCGCGACTACCACATGTACATCAAGCTGATGCAGCAGGCGGACACCCTGGGCTGGGACTCCCTGCTGCTCAATGAGCACCACCAGACCTCCCTGGCGATGACCCCATCGCCCAACCTCATCGCCTCCATCCTGGCGGCGACGACGGAGAACGCGGCCATCGCCCTGTGCGGCAACTCCCTGGCGCTCTATAACCCGCCGGTCCGGGTGGCCGAGGAGATGGCGATGCTCGACACCCTCTCCGGCGGACGAGTCATCGCCGGGATGGTCTTCGGCACCCCGATGGACAGTGCCTTCTCCTACGGCATCCCGCCGATCGAGCTGCGGGACCGCTTCCACGAGGCCCGGGAGCTCATCCTGCGCGCGTGGAAGGAGGAGGAGCCCTTCGCCTTCAGCGGTGACTACACCCAGCTGCGCTACATCAACGTCTGGCCCCGTCCGGTGCAGGAGCAGATCCCGATCTGGATCCCCGGCAGCGGCAGCGTCGAGACCTGGGACGTCGTCAACGAGTTCGACTACTGCTACGGCTACCTGTCCTTCTCCGGGCGACAGAGCGCCGAACCCATCGTCAAGGGCTTCTGGGACTACACCGAGAGCCAGGGCGCCAACATGAACCCCAACCGGATGGCCTTCACCCAGGTCATCTGCTGCGCCAACAGCGACGAGGAGGCCGAGCGGCTCTACTCCGACGCGGTGAAGTACTTCTACCGCCAGAACCCGACCGCTCTGGAGTTCGCCACGCCGCCCGGCTACAACTCGCAGGCCTCCATCAAGGCCAACCTCAACCGGGAGAAGACCATCTCCGACGAGGAGCGCGCCAAGGCGGCCAAGGGCGAGCTCTCCTTCTGGGAGTACGACGAGCTGGGCTACATCATCGCCGGCACGCCCGAGCGGGTGGAGCAGCGCGTGCGCGAGCTCGCGACCGACCTGCGGATCGGTCAGCTCATCACCTGCATGCACGTCGGCAACCTGCCCGAAGAGGTGGCCATGATGAACAACGAGCTGTTCGGGACACAGGTCATCCCCAAGCTGCGGGACCTCTGGTCCGACCAGGAGGACCGCTGGACCCCCAAGGTGAGCCAGGAGAGGGTCGCCGCCAAGTTCGGCACCGGTGCCTGACCTGCACCCGACCCGCACCGCGAGGACCGTCCCCGGCCACTGCCGGGGGCGGTCTTCTCGGTATGCCGTGCGGTCCGGCGTCTAGCGACTGGTCACCTGGTCCGGGGCAAGGTGCTGGTGCTCGTTGAACGAGAGCATGGTGAGCCCCGATCGCCCCACGACAACTCGGCTCTGCGAGCTGTTCACCAGCACCCGGTTCAGGGCGGGCCAGAGCCGCAGCGTGGCCTCGTCGGGGGCGCCGTCGGCATCGCCAGGGGGCGGGGCCACGGCCAGCCGCGCGCAGGCGAGCGAGATCGGTCCGGCGGAGGTGACGACGACGACCCAACGGCCCGGCCCCGCCTCGGCCGCGGCCCGGTCCAGCCCGGCCCGGTTGCGTGTGTGGAACTGCGTCCAGGTCTCTTCCCCGAAACGTCCGCCTCGGGTCGCGCGTGTCCACAGCACGAGCGCCGCGTCGAGCCTCCGCTGGAAGGTGACGTTGTCGCCGGTGGCGACGGTGCGACCTGGGGCCGACACCGGGGACTGGCCAGGGTCGGCCGGACCTGGCCGTTCGGCCCCGGAGACGATCGCCTCGTGGTCGTACTCGTCCCAGGCCGGGTCCTCCCGCACGGGGACGTGGTCCCACCCGGCCGCGTCCGCCAGGGCCTGGTAGGTCTCGTGCTGGCGCCGCATCCCGCCGACCAGCACGAGGTCAGGAAGGCGGCCGGCGTGACGCAGGTGGGCGCCGAGCGTCGCGGACTGCGCCTTGCCCAGCGAGGAGAGCCGGTCGTAGTCATCGGTACCGAACGACGCCTGCCCGTGGCGGACCAGGGTGATCATGCCCATGACGAAATCTCTTCTCCTGACGCAGGCGCAGGCGCTGGGCCGCCGCACCGCAGCATGCCCTGCACGAGGTCGACATACTCGGCGGCGAGCTCATCGGGGGACAACGGGCCGTCTGCCCGGTACCACTGGGCGACCGAGACGCACAGGGTCGTGATCGCACGAGCTGCCTCCTTGGGCCGCCCGGCGCGGAACACCCCCTCGGCGGCGCCGCGCGCGACGATCGCGTCCACCACGGCCTGCTGCCGGTCCCTGCGCTCGATGTGGGCGACCCGGTGCTCGGTCTCCAGGCTGCGGATCTCGCTCCAGGAGATGAAGGCCAGATCCTGACGGCGGGAGTGGAAGAGCACCAGGCACTCCACCTGGGCGGCCAGCTGCTCCCACTGGGTGGGTCCTGCCTCCTCGGCCGCGGCCTGGCTGCGCCACCACAGGTCCTCCATCGCGTGCTCCATCACGGCCGCCAGCAGCGCCTGCTTGGAGGCGTGGTGGTGATAGACCCCCGGGACGGAAAGCCCGGACCGGCCAGCGATCTGCCGCGTGGTGGTGCCGTGGTAGCCCTGGCTCACGAAGCAGTCCAGCGCGGCGCGCAGGATGACGGGGAGGTCGTCCTCGTCGTGCTGCCGCCACGGCCCGCGGCCGGGTGGGGTGGAGGTCATCTGGACTCCTCATCTTGACAGGGCCTCACGGGCGGCCCCAGACTACGTCATAGAGGCGACCGAGCGCTCGCTCGGTCGATCAACTCAGAGGAGTCGTCGATGTTGACCAGCCCCGGTGCCGCGCCCCACAGGCTCGAGAGGGCGGTGGGCCCCCGTGCG containing:
- a CDS encoding LLM class flavin-dependent oxidoreductase, whose product is MKFHWFAQQYYTKLPEDYGDTVHSSWVTPPASIADPEQVGRDYHMYIKLMQQADTLGWDSLLLNEHHQTSLAMTPSPNLIASILAATTENAAIALCGNSLALYNPPVRVAEEMAMLDTLSGGRVIAGMVFGTPMDSAFSYGIPPIELRDRFHEARELILRAWKEEEPFAFSGDYTQLRYINVWPRPVQEQIPIWIPGSGSVETWDVVNEFDYCYGYLSFSGRQSAEPIVKGFWDYTESQGANMNPNRMAFTQVICCANSDEEAERLYSDAVKYFYRQNPTALEFATPPGYNSQASIKANLNREKTISDEERAKAAKGELSFWEYDELGYIIAGTPERVEQRVRELATDLRIGQLITCMHVGNLPEEVAMMNNELFGTQVIPKLRDLWSDQEDRWTPKVSQERVAAKFGTGA
- a CDS encoding riboflavin kinase, whose translation is MVAERPEHQLPTHVTSMIPDVVGRVVPGDQRGRTLGFPTANVLLGPDDDQVCDGVYVGAVAVRSGELRWAAVSVGTRPTYYGSQGVRLLEAFVLDYADDLYDHLLPVWLLAPIRLQVAFVDEQSLVDRLRRDVQHVRRYAARCRWTDMVGPDGRTGSRAGTTEQGGS
- a CDS encoding alpha/beta fold hydrolase; translation: MHILTIPHVGTYEVDVWESGSGAPLVYLHGFERHPGGASFLQRLAESRRVLAPELPGYGSSTGFEHFRDIHDVAYFHRALVRSLGAEQIDLVGHSLGGMFAAELAALAPELVRSLVLVDPFGLWDNNEPAQDPFGDRASVAAALWHGDRPATEPTNLADPSDKQEAILFSARNLGTASKFMWPIAERGLRRRLPYVQAPTLVVRGASDGLVPASYAEAFASLIPNARTVTIPEAGHYPMIEQEDAFLQAVGDFLADPVPAEAGKESA
- a CDS encoding ABC transporter substrate-binding protein, which produces MVLVGTLALTACGGGNGGGSEEGASTGGVTGATGEINPDGTFRYIFVQNPSTMDPHRSGNAWDMIFFWLAYDQLIWKNEAGELEPMLATEWEFVDDGTALEMSLRDDVTFIDGEPFNAEAVKANLERAMTLEESAIKGSLARIESVEAPEEFKVRINLNGPGANLPSVLSERAGSMISPAAFDNPDLDQNPVGSGMAKLTEYIPGQVSRWERNEDYWDPEAAKAKNYEVYVQTASPTRVNMLSTGQGELTYFMPQDQESAQASGLNVAPSLSTTEFRWTFNSGEPPFDDPKVRHAVELAVDRQAIIDGVFFGAGYPIAQHLPPDHWAYNPDVTIENPDYGYDPERAKELLAEAGYEDGVEFEMLIPALDDHRAIAEAVIPMLAEVGLTAETRVVESPTTPVTFFSRQEGNAYIGASAPLLDPTNQYEQNLEGQFRNPWNNTSEEFQDAWERSLEGTTNEERLPGIHDMIAEEKDLRREVPVMLFTPPSAWTDNVVFPEGYTPAYTPHFRGVGVTD
- a CDS encoding histidine phosphatase family protein: MGMITLVRHGQASFGTDDYDRLSSLGKAQSATLGAHLRHAGRLPDLVLVGGMRRQHETYQALADAAGWDHVPVREDPAWDEYDHEAIVSGAERPGPADPGQSPVSAPGRTVATGDNVTFQRRLDAALVLWTRATRGGRFGEETWTQFHTRNRAGLDRAAAEAGPGRWVVVVTSAGPISLACARLAVAPPPGDADGAPDEATLRLWPALNRVLVNSSQSRVVVGRSGLTMLSFNEHQHLAPDQVTSR
- a CDS encoding SDR family NAD(P)-dependent oxidoreductase, which codes for MGALTGKVALITGGASGIGAACAVRFAREGADIVIADLQPGDDAVARVEAEGRRAVYVQVDTTSQEDTDRMLQVTVDTFGRLDVAVASAGVTVAGAPQERVERVEKDTFHVHNLDPAIFRRVIDINVTGVMLTGQAAARQMLKQGSGGSIINIASSAAKIPLAGASPYCVSKAGVHMLTKVMALELAKTGIRVNAVGPGYTTTPMWDVPEDSPAHAQAMSITPMGRNGTPEEQAAACFFLATDESSFMTGQMLHPAGGQFTG